A portion of the Fusobacterium nucleatum genome contains these proteins:
- a CDS encoding toxin-antitoxin system YwqK family antitoxin encodes MKIKRIFLFLLLLVCFELFAVSKLPKNLFNSDKINILKKGILNGPINVYYPNGKIQAKQFFINNRKAGIWQYYYESGKLKAEIVYNIMSNDEEGIIKTYDEKGVIISEGRIVNDNMAGVWNYYDEKGRKNYTYDFVKGIITTYDEKGKIIFQVTERDLANRFREIQQEISDDRVRANEEKN; translated from the coding sequence ATGAAAATTAAAAGAATTTTTTTATTTTTGTTGTTACTTGTGTGTTTTGAATTATTTGCAGTCAGTAAATTGCCAAAAAATCTTTTTAATTCAGATAAAATAAATATATTAAAAAAAGGAATTTTAAATGGACCTATTAATGTTTATTATCCAAATGGAAAGATACAGGCAAAACAGTTTTTTATCAATAATAGAAAAGCTGGAATTTGGCAATACTATTATGAAAGTGGAAAGTTAAAAGCAGAAATTGTCTATAATATAATGTCAAATGATGAAGAAGGTATCATAAAAACTTATGATGAAAAAGGTGTCATAATAAGTGAAGGAAGAATAGTTAATGATAATATGGCAGGAGTCTGGAATTATTATGATGAAAAAGGAAGGAAAAATTATACATATGATTTTGTAAAGGGAATAATAACTACTTATGATGAAAAAGGTAAAATCATATTTCAAGTGACTGAAAGAGATTTAGCTAATCGTTTTAGAGAAATACAGCAGGAGATAAGTGATGATAGAGTTAGAGCTAATGAGGAAAAAAATTGA
- a CDS encoding FtsW/RodA/SpoVE family cell cycle protein, translating to MKKNLVIDDDVVENKTLYKKVNDIKKERENEKEKGLIGRRKNAIISFFLILMIIGLINFLSSISRFDNARILDKIVKQSAILGVSLLIFFTTSRSKFGNIIYKIISKPSFRIFVLLSSLIIFLIIAYVPSESLFPTINGGKGWVHIGPVSIQVPEIFKIPFIMVLANILSRGKDDKKKIEYMQNLVSVLFYTAIFAITITICLQDMGTAIHYFMIASFMIFLSDIPNKLIFPAFFGILASIPILLYIFLHTLSGYKQHRIKVFLDGILHSNYDREEAYQIYQSLIAFGTGGVLGKGFGNGVQKYNYIPEVETDFAIATYAEETGFIGMILVLFLFFSLFFLIMGVANKSKNYFSKYLVGGIAGYFITQVIINIGVAIGLIPVFGIPLPFISSGGSSLLAISIAMGLVIYVNNTQTLK from the coding sequence ATGAAAAAGAATTTAGTTATAGACGATGATGTTGTTGAAAACAAAACTCTTTATAAAAAAGTAAATGATATAAAAAAAGAAAGAGAGAATGAAAAAGAAAAAGGCTTAATAGGTAGAAGAAAAAATGCTATTATCTCCTTTTTTTTGATATTGATGATAATAGGCTTAATTAACTTTCTTAGTTCTATATCAAGATTTGATAATGCTAGAATACTTGACAAAATAGTTAAGCAGTCTGCTATTTTAGGTGTCTCATTACTTATCTTTTTTACAACAAGCCGAAGTAAATTTGGAAATATCATTTATAAAATAATATCAAAACCTTCATTTAGAATTTTTGTTTTACTAAGTAGCCTAATAATTTTTCTGATTATTGCCTATGTTCCAAGTGAAAGTCTATTTCCAACAATAAATGGTGGTAAAGGTTGGGTACATATAGGACCTGTAAGTATACAAGTTCCAGAAATTTTTAAAATACCTTTTATTATGGTTCTAGCAAATATATTATCCAGAGGTAAAGATGATAAGAAAAAAATAGAATATATGCAGAATTTAGTTTCTGTTCTATTTTACACAGCAATATTTGCAATAACTATTACAATTTGTTTGCAGGATATGGGAACTGCCATACACTATTTTATGATAGCAAGCTTTATGATATTTTTATCAGATATTCCAAATAAACTTATTTTTCCAGCATTTTTTGGAATACTTGCTTCTATCCCAATATTGCTCTATATTTTTCTTCATACTTTATCTGGATATAAACAACACAGAATTAAGGTATTTCTAGATGGAATTTTACACAGTAACTATGATAGAGAAGAAGCATATCAAATCTATCAGTCACTTATTGCTTTTGGAACAGGTGGTGTACTGGGCAAAGGTTTTGGAAATGGAGTACAAAAATATAACTATATACCAGAAGTTGAAACTGACTTTGCAATAGCAACCTATGCAGAAGAAACTGGATTTATTGGTATGATTCTTGTACTTTTCTTGTTTTTCTCATTATTTTTCTTAATAATGGGGGTTGCCAACAAGTCAAAAAATTATTTTTCTAAATATCTAGTTGGAGGAATAGCAGGTTATTTTATAACACAAGTTATTATTAATATTGGAGTTGCAATAGGTTTAATTCCCGTGTTTGGTATTCCTTTGCCTTTTATAAGTTCAGGAGGCTCATCACTTCTTGCTATATCAATAGCTATGGGACTTGTTATATATGTTAATAATACTCAAACTTTAAAATAG
- a CDS encoding DUF896 domain-containing protein: MEMKDIIAKVNYYAKLSKERKLTEEEIKDREIYRRMYLDQFKAQVKEHLDNIEIVDEKDFKN, from the coding sequence ATGGAAATGAAAGATATAATTGCAAAAGTTAATTACTATGCAAAATTAAGTAAGGAAAGAAAACTTACTGAAGAAGAAATAAAAGATAGAGAAATATATAGAAGAATGTATTTAGACCAATTTAAAGCACAGGTAAAAGAACATTTAGATAATATAGAAATTGTAGATGAAAAAGATTTTAAAAACTAG
- the asnS gene encoding asparagine--tRNA ligase, giving the protein MITVKDIFRHGEDYLDKEIELFGWVRKIRDQKKFGFIELNDGSFFKGVQIVFEEGLENFDEVSRLSIASTIKVKGTLVKSEGSGQDLEVKAKKIEIFQKADLEYPLQNKRHTFEYLRTKAHLRARTNTFSAVFRVRSVLAYALHKFFQENNFAYVHAPIITGSDAEGAGEMFRITTLDLNKVPKKENGEVDFSKDFFGKSTNLTVSGQLNLETFCAAFRNVYTFGPTFRAEYSNTARHASEFWMVEPEIAFGDIFALMELAEAMVKYIIKYVMDNCPEEMEFFNSFIEKGLFDKLNNVLNNDFGRVTYTEAIEILEKSGKKFEFPVKWGIDLQSEHERYLAEEYFKKPVFVTDYPKDIKAFYMKLNEDNKTVRAMDLLAPGIGEIIGGSQREDNYELLTKRMKELGLNEEDYEFYLDLRRFGSFPHSGYGLGFERMMMYLTGMQNIRDVIPFPRTPNNAEF; this is encoded by the coding sequence ATGATTACTGTAAAAGATATTTTTAGACATGGAGAGGATTATCTAGACAAAGAGATAGAGCTTTTTGGGTGGGTAAGAAAGATAAGAGACCAAAAGAAATTCGGTTTTATTGAATTAAATGATGGTTCATTCTTTAAAGGAGTTCAAATAGTTTTTGAAGAAGGACTTGAAAATTTTGATGAAGTTTCAAGACTTTCAATAGCTTCTACTATTAAAGTAAAAGGGACTCTTGTTAAATCTGAAGGTAGTGGACAAGATTTAGAAGTTAAAGCTAAAAAAATAGAAATATTCCAAAAAGCGGATTTAGAATATCCATTACAAAATAAAAGACATACTTTTGAATATTTAAGAACTAAAGCTCATTTAAGAGCAAGAACAAATACTTTCTCAGCAGTGTTCAGAGTTAGATCTGTACTTGCTTATGCATTACATAAATTTTTCCAAGAAAATAACTTTGCTTATGTACATGCTCCAATCATAACAGGTTCTGATGCTGAAGGTGCTGGAGAAATGTTTAGAATTACAACTCTTGATTTAAATAAAGTACCTAAGAAAGAAAATGGTGAGGTTGATTTCTCTAAAGACTTCTTTGGTAAATCTACTAACCTAACAGTTAGCGGTCAATTAAACCTTGAAACTTTCTGTGCTGCTTTTAGAAATGTCTATACTTTTGGTCCTACATTCAGAGCTGAATATTCAAATACAGCAAGACATGCTTCTGAATTCTGGATGGTAGAACCTGAAATTGCTTTTGGAGATATATTTGCATTAATGGAACTTGCAGAAGCAATGGTTAAATATATCATTAAATATGTTATGGATAACTGTCCTGAAGAAATGGAATTCTTTAACTCATTTATTGAAAAAGGACTATTTGATAAATTAAATAATGTACTTAACAATGATTTTGGAAGAGTTACTTATACAGAAGCAATAGAAATTTTAGAAAAATCTGGAAAGAAATTTGAATTTCCTGTTAAATGGGGAATAGACTTACAAAGTGAACATGAAAGATATTTAGCAGAAGAATATTTTAAAAAGCCAGTGTTTGTAACTGATTATCCAAAAGATATTAAGGCTTTCTATATGAAACTAAATGAAGATAATAAAACAGTTAGAGCTATGGACTTATTAGCACCAGGAATTGGAGAAATAATTGGTGGTTCTCAAAGAGAAGATAACTATGAACTTCTTACAAAGAGAATGAAAGAACTTGGACTTAATGAAGAAGACTATGAATTTTATTTAGATTTAAGAAGATTTGGAAGTTTCCCACACTCTGGATATGGATTAGGTTTTGAAAGAATGATGATGTATCTAACTGGTATGCAAAATATCAGAGACGTAATACCTTTCCCAAGAACTCCAAATAATGCAGAATTTTAA
- the rnmV gene encoding ribonuclease M5 → MKKKIKEVIVVEGKDDISAVKNAVDAEVFQVNGHAVRKNKSIEILKLAYENKGLIILTDPDYAGEEIRKYLCKHFPNAKNAYISRVSGTKDGDIGVENASPEDIITALEKARFSLDNSVNIFNLDLMMDYNLIGKDNSADLRSLLGAELGIGYSNGKQFMAKLNRYGISLEEFKKAYEKINMK, encoded by the coding sequence ATGAAAAAGAAAATAAAAGAAGTTATTGTTGTTGAAGGAAAAGATGATATTTCAGCAGTTAAAAATGCTGTTGATGCAGAAGTATTTCAAGTCAATGGTCATGCTGTTAGAAAAAATAAAAGTATAGAAATATTAAAACTTGCCTATGAAAATAAGGGCCTTATAATTTTAACAGACCCTGACTATGCAGGTGAAGAAATAAGAAAATACTTATGCAAACATTTTCCTAATGCAAAAAATGCCTATATTTCTCGTGTAAGTGGGACAAAAGATGGAGATATTGGAGTTGAAAATGCCTCTCCTGAGGATATTATCACTGCACTTGAGAAGGCAAGATTTAGTTTAGACAATTCAGTGAATATTTTTAATTTAGATTTAATGATGGATTATAATTTGATTGGAAAAGATAATTCAGCTGATCTGAGGTCTTTACTTGGTGCAGAATTGGGGATTGGCTATTCAAATGGAAAGCAATTTATGGCTAAACTAAATAGATATGGAATAAGTCTTGAAGAGTTTAAAAAGGCTTATGAGAAAATTAATATGAAATAA
- a CDS encoding DUF3290 domain-containing protein yields MRFYSYNYLLEQIAKFDWWGATLTIFLIICLIFTMYKYHQKQKETKFRELAIILGLGIVVMISIKISQYRVTQVNDNKYRQAIHFIEVVAEDLKTDKENIYINTSASIDGALVRIGSLYYRVISGDNGDNYLLEKIDLNNPKIEIIEVKK; encoded by the coding sequence ATGAGATTTTATTCATATAATTACCTACTTGAACAAATTGCTAAATTTGACTGGTGGGGTGCTACACTCACAATATTTTTAATAATTTGTCTTATTTTTACAATGTATAAATATCATCAAAAACAAAAAGAAACAAAATTTAGGGAACTTGCTATTATTTTAGGGCTTGGAATAGTTGTTATGATAAGTATAAAAATAAGTCAATATCGTGTTACACAAGTAAATGATAACAAATATAGACAAGCTATCCATTTCATTGAAGTGGTTGCTGAAGATTTAAAAACAGATAAAGAGAATATCTATATCAATACTTCTGCTTCAATAGATGGAGCATTGGTAAGAATTGGAAGTCTTTACTATAGAGTTATCAGTGGAGACAATGGAGACAATTATCTTTTAGAAAAAATTGACTTAAATAATCCAAAAATTGAAATAATAGAGGTGAAAAAATAA
- a CDS encoding DUF421 domain-containing protein has product MELSYLDIAIKLTMGLLSLVLVINISGKGNLAPSSAMDQVLNYVLGGIVGGVIYNPGISILQYFIILMIWTMIVLILKWLKTNSILFKSILDGQPVIIIKKGILDVEACRRAGLTANDIAFKLRTNGVYSVKKVKRAVLEQNGQLIIVLQDEENPKYPIITDGTIQTNILEAIDKDIDWLQEQLKEMGYENISDIFLAEYNSGKINIITY; this is encoded by the coding sequence ATGGAATTATCATATTTAGATATTGCAATTAAATTAACTATGGGTCTTTTATCCTTAGTTTTAGTCATAAATATATCAGGAAAGGGAAATCTTGCACCTTCATCTGCTATGGACCAAGTTTTAAACTATGTTCTAGGGGGTATTGTTGGTGGAGTTATTTATAATCCAGGAATAAGCATTTTACAATATTTCATAATTCTTATGATATGGACTATGATAGTTTTAATTTTAAAGTGGTTAAAAACAAATAGCATCTTATTCAAAAGTATTTTAGATGGGCAACCTGTTATTATTATAAAAAAAGGTATTCTTGATGTTGAAGCTTGTCGTAGAGCAGGTTTAACTGCCAATGATATAGCTTTTAAACTTCGTACTAATGGTGTATATAGTGTGAAAAAAGTTAAAAGAGCAGTGCTTGAACAAAATGGGCAACTGATAATAGTTTTACAAGATGAAGAAAATCCTAAATATCCAATTATAACAGATGGAACTATACAAACAAATATACTTGAAGCTATTGATAAAGATATAGATTGGCTACAAGAGCAGTTAAAAGAAATGGGCTATGAAAATATTTCTGATATTTTCCTAGCAGAATATAACAGTGGAAAAATTAATATTATTACTTATTAA
- a CDS encoding DUF4132 domain-containing protein: protein MLNFYKKSLEKDLEKFVEKIKKDSKKLDKENQKFIEDIFLTEKDGTYYSYAAYLKNAIKQGLSSKKDIKFNDIFPKNIYPAIELLIGKKFFKIFLDISKNTIKYPFSRGYYRRMVRSANYYNHIDFLFELLEDLVDLNFLNLDIVTALKGEYDHDGIYGLGSPYLTAYEIDNGNKELIDLIKEALGSQKSKIELNYSIMQAIFISSNKELVELTGKLLLAAKLQEGVRQQICETMDSGLQENFEYMFKIIYDNNLIRFSSVKRALGTWTGLTRDENIDINKFGKKELEIINKLIASPKYEDELLKSDDNVEVYLGLWNKATRDIKYSIEAMEKLLKSSKYHTKLLISYYLHTIEDMYYQREIAKKVIKEYGKDNKNIVEILACYLHFAIGYIYASSLKNDIKSGKITSKMFFKDKKEALEFFDILENVISLMKGKEKVFDPCIFPWNVKSIDTDEISTALLFITILYPDEVLKNKVMKYIKEIDTWNRGHYLEALFEKPSNKEQKDFVITMLSDRTGAGITAYEIAKDNNLVKEYPREIEDLLRLKSGETRKNLIDLLMCQDKKALLTSIDNLVSAKNENKRLAGLDILNLANSKQKPLYNKKEVKNLVAKISSPTDAEKILIENLSDKKKKESENTLSKLYNTEYKLDLPYEIKEVDKSSKAIKKNKKGEYIIENTFNIKKIFSKSTDELFKLVKKLSELYVKNENYEYMSFYNKEYVLLRDRFNPEKNLDNIPYNERQKLAYYPLEDIWRDFYKKEIKDFSTLWQLYTLLLKDYNSNLNENNAKEYQDFYKKILGIDITELRTKLKKANLKYVFTESYYNDTGSVLEILNLLYREYSKENEDYLFEIGKVFTSYALENIEVKDLVVQEEKYNKDIYYIVNMYNHNSKLYYLFANAIDYLEFYSNEKSFIESFVLRYNLDEKINKYISENLKDYEIQGATKDLGLRNYAIANILKIAEKDLIYKYVLELDNEAEKEIDVDAFSELDNYINNYRNILAKKEDKRLTTLNQFMLNEALKIIYDEGRKIVDYVVKNELKRGDSPTIYSKSIYRIKRIEGIDYLVQILQALGKETLDRSYYYWGGYDSKKSVLSHLLKVCYPTEKDNSKKLAKKLKGTNITEQRLIEVAMYSSQWLEIIESYLGWKGLVSGCYYFQAHMSDVDKNKEGLIAKYTPISIDDLRDGAFDIDWFKSAYKELGEKKFEMLYDSAKYISDGAEHSRARMFADAVNGKLNLKETEKKIEDKRNKDLVASYSLIPLLKDKQKDALHRYQFLQKFLKESKKFGAQRRASEAKAVNISLENLSRNIGYSDVTRLIWNMETALINEMKEYFEPKKLDDVDVYIKIDDLGQSEIIYEKAGKELKSLPTKLKKDKYIEAIKEVHKNLKEQYRRSRKMLEEAMEDGTEFYGYEIENLMTNPVIAPILKSLVFKMGNDLGYYVDKKLKSAKKKSVAVKDDSLLKIAHCFDLFESGEWSAYQKDIFDRELKQPFKQVFRELYVKTVDEKGRDKSLRYAGHQVQPAKTVALLKTRRWIIDGQEGLEKVYYKENIIAKIFALADWFSPADIEAPTLEEVQFFDRKTFKPILIDDVPDLIFTEVMRDIDLVVSVAHIGDVDPEASHSTIEMRKAIVEFNCKLFKLKNVTFTENHALIKGERAEYSIHLGSGLIHQKAGSAINVLPVHSQHRGRVFLPFIDDDPKTAEIMAKVLLFAQDNKIKDVFILEQIK, encoded by the coding sequence ATGTTAAATTTTTACAAAAAATCTCTTGAAAAAGATTTAGAAAAATTTGTTGAAAAGATTAAGAAAGACAGCAAGAAGTTAGATAAGGAAAATCAAAAATTTATTGAGGATATTTTTCTTACAGAAAAAGATGGGACTTATTATTCTTATGCTGCTTATTTAAAAAATGCTATAAAACAGGGGTTATCATCAAAGAAAGATATTAAGTTCAATGATATTTTCCCTAAAAATATCTATCCTGCAATAGAATTACTTATAGGAAAAAAATTTTTTAAGATATTTTTGGATATTTCAAAGAATACAATAAAATATCCTTTTTCTAGGGGATATTATCGTAGAATGGTAAGAAGTGCTAACTACTACAATCATATAGATTTTTTATTTGAATTATTAGAAGATTTAGTAGACTTAAATTTTTTAAATCTTGATATAGTTACTGCCTTAAAAGGAGAATATGATCATGATGGAATATATGGTTTAGGAAGTCCTTATCTAACAGCCTATGAAATAGATAATGGAAATAAGGAACTAATAGATCTAATCAAAGAGGCATTAGGTTCTCAAAAATCAAAAATAGAATTGAATTACTCTATTATGCAAGCTATCTTTATTTCAAGTAATAAAGAATTAGTTGAACTAACAGGAAAATTATTATTAGCTGCTAAACTTCAAGAGGGAGTTAGACAACAAATTTGTGAAACTATGGATAGTGGTTTACAAGAAAATTTTGAATATATGTTTAAAATTATCTATGATAACAATTTAATAAGATTTTCTTCTGTTAAAAGAGCCTTAGGAACTTGGACAGGTTTAACTAGGGATGAGAACATAGATATTAATAAATTTGGTAAAAAAGAATTAGAAATTATAAATAAATTAATAGCTAGTCCAAAATATGAAGATGAACTTTTAAAAAGTGATGATAATGTTGAAGTGTATCTAGGATTATGGAATAAGGCTACAAGGGATATAAAATATTCTATTGAAGCTATGGAAAAACTTTTAAAATCATCTAAGTATCATACAAAATTATTGATTTCATACTATTTACATACAATAGAAGATATGTATTATCAAAGAGAAATAGCTAAAAAAGTTATAAAAGAATATGGCAAGGATAATAAGAATATTGTTGAAATTTTAGCTTGTTATCTTCATTTTGCAATAGGTTATATTTATGCTTCTAGCTTAAAAAATGATATAAAAAGTGGAAAAATAACTTCTAAGATGTTTTTTAAAGATAAAAAAGAGGCTTTGGAATTTTTTGATATTTTAGAAAATGTAATATCTCTTATGAAAGGAAAAGAAAAAGTTTTTGACCCTTGTATCTTCCCTTGGAATGTTAAAAGTATAGATACTGATGAAATATCAACAGCATTATTATTTATAACTATTTTGTATCCTGATGAAGTATTAAAAAATAAGGTAATGAAATATATAAAGGAAATAGACACTTGGAATAGAGGACATTACTTAGAAGCTTTATTTGAAAAACCAAGCAATAAAGAACAAAAAGACTTTGTGATAACTATGCTTTCAGATAGAACAGGTGCTGGGATTACTGCCTATGAAATAGCTAAGGATAACAACTTGGTTAAAGAATATCCAAGAGAAATTGAAGATTTATTGAGATTAAAAAGTGGAGAAACAAGAAAAAATTTAATAGATTTATTGATGTGCCAAGACAAAAAAGCACTGTTGACATCTATTGATAATTTAGTTTCTGCTAAGAATGAAAATAAAAGATTGGCAGGTTTAGATATACTAAATCTAGCCAATTCTAAGCAAAAACCTTTGTATAATAAAAAAGAAGTGAAAAACTTAGTTGCAAAAATATCTAGTCCTACTGATGCTGAAAAGATATTGATAGAAAATCTTTCTGATAAAAAGAAGAAAGAAAGTGAAAATACTCTAAGTAAATTATATAACACTGAATATAAACTAGATTTACCTTATGAAATTAAGGAAGTAGATAAGTCTTCTAAGGCTATCAAGAAAAATAAAAAAGGTGAATATATCATTGAAAATACTTTTAATATTAAAAAGATTTTCTCTAAGAGTACAGATGAATTATTTAAGCTAGTTAAAAAATTAAGTGAACTGTATGTAAAAAATGAAAATTATGAGTATATGAGTTTTTATAATAAAGAATATGTTTTACTTAGAGATAGATTTAACCCTGAAAAAAATCTTGATAATATTCCATATAATGAAAGACAAAAATTAGCTTACTATCCTTTGGAAGATATTTGGAGAGATTTCTATAAAAAAGAAATTAAAGATTTTTCTACTCTATGGCAACTTTATACATTGCTATTAAAGGACTATAATAGTAATCTTAATGAAAATAATGCAAAAGAATATCAAGATTTCTATAAAAAAATCTTAGGTATAGATATAACAGAATTAAGAACTAAACTTAAAAAAGCTAATTTAAAATATGTCTTTACAGAAAGTTATTATAATGATACAGGTTCTGTATTAGAAATTTTAAATTTATTATATAGAGAATATTCTAAGGAAAATGAGGATTATCTTTTTGAAATAGGAAAAGTATTTACTAGTTATGCCTTAGAAAATATTGAAGTTAAAGATTTAGTTGTACAAGAAGAAAAATATAATAAAGATATTTACTATATTGTAAATATGTATAATCATAATTCTAAACTTTATTATCTTTTTGCCAATGCAATAGATTATTTAGAATTTTATTCTAATGAAAAATCTTTTATTGAAAGCTTTGTCCTTAGATATAATTTAGATGAAAAAATTAATAAATATATTAGTGAAAATTTAAAAGATTATGAAATTCAAGGGGCAACAAAAGATTTAGGACTTAGAAACTATGCAATAGCTAATATTTTAAAAATAGCAGAGAAAGATTTAATCTATAAATATGTTTTAGAATTAGATAATGAAGCAGAAAAAGAAATAGATGTAGATGCTTTTTCTGAATTAGATAATTATATTAATAATTATAGGAATATTCTAGCTAAAAAAGAAGATAAGAGATTAACAACTCTTAATCAATTTATGCTTAATGAGGCTTTAAAAATTATCTATGACGAGGGTAGAAAAATAGTTGATTATGTTGTTAAAAATGAATTAAAAAGAGGAGATAGTCCAACTATTTATTCTAAGTCAATTTATAGAATTAAAAGAATTGAGGGTATAGATTATCTTGTTCAAATACTTCAAGCCTTAGGAAAAGAAACTTTGGATAGAAGTTATTACTATTGGGGAGGTTATGACAGTAAAAAATCAGTGCTTAGCCATTTGTTAAAAGTATGTTATCCAACTGAAAAAGATAATAGTAAGAAACTTGCTAAAAAATTAAAAGGCACTAACATCACAGAACAAAGATTGATTGAAGTAGCAATGTATTCTTCTCAATGGCTAGAAATTATTGAAAGCTATTTGGGCTGGAAAGGACTTGTCAGTGGTTGCTACTATTTCCAAGCACATATGAGTGATGTTGATAAAAACAAAGAGGGCTTAATTGCAAAATATACTCCTATTTCTATTGATGATTTAAGAGATGGAGCTTTTGACATAGATTGGTTTAAATCTGCATACAAGGAGCTTGGAGAGAAGAAATTTGAAATGCTATATGACAGTGCAAAATATATTTCTGATGGTGCTGAACATTCAAGAGCTAGAATGTTTGCTGATGCTGTCAATGGTAAGTTAAATTTAAAAGAAACTGAAAAGAAAATTGAAGATAAGAGAAATAAAGACTTAGTTGCTAGTTATTCTCTAATTCCACTGTTAAAAGATAAACAAAAAGATGCACTACATCGTTACCAATTTTTACAAAAATTCTTAAAAGAAAGTAAAAAGTTTGGAGCACAAAGAAGAGCAAGTGAAGCTAAGGCAGTTAATATCTCATTAGAAAATTTATCTCGTAATATAGGATATTCTGATGTTACTCGTTTAATTTGGAATATGGAAACAGCTCTTATCAATGAAATGAAAGAATATTTTGAACCTAAGAAACTTGATGATGTAGATGTCTATATTAAAATTGATGATTTAGGACAATCTGAAATTATCTATGAAAAAGCTGGAAAAGAATTAAAATCTCTACCAACTAAATTAAAGAAAGACAAGTATATTGAAGCTATAAAGGAAGTTCATAAGAATTTGAAAGAACAATATCGTCGTTCAAGAAAAATGCTTGAAGAAGCTATGGAAGATGGAACAGAATTCTACGGCTATGAAATAGAAAATCTTATGACTAATCCTGTTATTGCACCTATTTTAAAATCTCTTGTTTTCAAAATGGGAAATGATTTAGGTTACTATGTAGATAAAAAATTAAAGTCTGCTAAGAAAAAATCTGTTGCAGTTAAAGATGATAGTTTACTTAAAATTGCACATTGCTTTGACTTATTTGAAAGTGGAGAATGGTCTGCTTATCAAAAAGATATCTTTGATAGAGAGTTAAAACAACCTTTCAAACAAGTTTTCAGAGAATTATATGTTAAAACTGTTGATGAAAAAGGTAGAGATAAATCACTTCGTTATGCAGGACATCAAGTTCAACCTGCCAAAACAGTTGCACTTTTAAAAACTAGAAGATGGATAATTGATGGGCAAGAAGGCTTAGAAAAAGTTTATTATAAGGAAAATATAATTGCTAAAATCTTTGCACTTGCTGATTGGTTCTCTCCTGCTGATATAGAAGCACCTACTTTGGAAGAAGTACAATTCTTTGATAGAAAAACATTTAAACCTATTTTAATAGATGATGTGCCAGATTTAATATTCACAGAAGTTATGAGAGATATTGATTTAGTTGTAAGTGTTGCACATATTGGAGATGTTGACCCTGAGGCAAGCCATTCTACTATTGAAATGAGAAAAGCTATTGTTGAATTTAACTGTAAGCTATTCAAGTTGAAAAATGTTACATTTACTGAAAATCACGCTTTGATTAAGGGAGAAAGAGCAGAATATTCTATACATTTAGGAAGTGGTCTTATTCATCAGAAAGCAGGAAGTGCTATAAATGTATTACCAGTGCATTCTCAACATAGAGGTAGAGTATTCTTACCATTTATAGATGATGACCCTAAGACAGCTGAAATTATGGCTAAGGTGTTATTATTTGCACAAGATAATAAGATTAAAGATGTATTTATTTTAGAACAAATAAAATAA